One candidate division WOR-3 bacterium DNA segment encodes these proteins:
- a CDS encoding ParB/RepB/Spo0J family partition protein, translated as MKKVLGKGISALIPQVSEKPIAEPNEVNYLPINEILPNPYQPRENPEEDLSDLITSIKEKGILQPIIVRTRRQVSSDQITYELVVGERRLRAARAAGLTEIPTIVKEISETEMLEWALIENIQRTDLNPIEEARGYKRLVEDFGMTHEMIAEKVGKDRSTITNALRLLTLPDSVQNYLRQGKITTGHARALLALSERKAQEMLCERIVREGLSVRQVEELCYPQKKSRVRTAKTSATIREKDIHITDIEEKLQEYLRTRVRINKTAQKGTVVIEFYSDDDLTRLVKLIMGERQAF; from the coding sequence ATGAAAAAAGTTTTAGGTAAAGGTATTTCTGCACTTATTCCTCAGGTATCGGAAAAACCAATCGCAGAACCGAATGAAGTTAATTATCTACCGATCAACGAAATTTTGCCTAATCCTTATCAGCCTCGAGAAAATCCTGAGGAAGATTTATCAGATTTAATTACGTCAATAAAAGAAAAAGGTATCTTACAACCAATAATTGTCAGGACCCGTCGTCAGGTAAGTTCTGACCAAATCACTTATGAACTTGTGGTTGGTGAGAGACGTTTGCGTGCGGCACGAGCAGCAGGCTTAACCGAAATACCGACAATTGTTAAAGAGATTTCCGAAACCGAAATGCTGGAGTGGGCGCTGATTGAAAATATTCAACGCACAGATTTAAATCCTATTGAAGAAGCCCGAGGTTACAAAAGGTTAGTTGAAGATTTTGGAATGACGCATGAGATGATTGCGGAAAAAGTCGGTAAAGACCGTTCGACCATTACTAATGCTTTAAGACTGCTAACTTTACCGGACTCAGTTCAGAATTATCTGCGACAAGGTAAAATCACTACTGGCCATGCCCGAGCACTTTTGGCGCTCTCGGAAAGAAAAGCACAAGAAATGCTGTGCGAAAGAATCGTTCGTGAGGGTTTATCAGTCCGACAAGTAGAAGAACTCTGTTATCCTCAAAAAAAGTCGCGCGTCCGAACAGCAAAAACATCTGCAACTATAAGGGAAAAAGATATTCATATTACAGATATTGAAGAAAAATTACAGGAATACTTACGAACACGCGTTCGTATTAACAAGACTGCTCAGAAAGGCACTGTTGTCATTGAATTTTATTCTGATGATGACTTAACTCGTTTAGTTAAATTAATAATGGGCGAAAGACAGGCTTTCTGA
- a CDS encoding peptidoglycan DD-metalloendopeptidase family protein, protein MKRMVEIIITPLYKKKHYQHRFSLFEIRLILIGLGILVIFAILGIYLLHYTNQQNLTIRYLYNRNIQLENENKKVVELQKRLNDLELERAKIARMLGADKNPPPIDLSSLEENYQPYRTPEKQISPIKFQNAPTTGYIISRRFSSTHQGIDLATQLGMPVFAVGYGVVEAVGYDTFYGNYIKLDHGDGYKTFYGHLYKTVKNKNEPVNPGEIIGYVGTSGKSTAPHLHFEIIKFTGNKIENLDPEKALKSIIR, encoded by the coding sequence ATGAAGCGGATGGTAGAGATTATTATTACACCTCTTTATAAAAAGAAACATTATCAGCATCGGTTCTCTCTATTTGAGATTCGACTAATACTTATTGGTTTAGGTATATTAGTAATTTTCGCTATATTAGGAATATACTTACTTCATTATACCAACCAACAAAATTTAACTATCCGTTATCTTTATAATCGTAATATTCAACTGGAAAATGAGAATAAAAAAGTTGTAGAACTTCAGAAAAGACTCAATGACTTAGAACTGGAACGAGCGAAAATCGCTCGGATGCTTGGTGCGGATAAAAATCCGCCACCGATTGATTTGTCCTCTTTAGAAGAGAACTATCAACCCTATCGGACACCAGAAAAACAAATCTCTCCAATAAAATTTCAGAATGCACCAACTACGGGTTATATCATTTCCCGACGCTTTAGTAGCACCCATCAAGGTATTGATTTGGCAACTCAATTAGGAATGCCGGTCTTTGCGGTTGGCTATGGGGTTGTAGAAGCAGTTGGTTATGATACATTTTATGGCAATTATATTAAACTTGACCACGGCGACGGCTACAAAACATTCTATGGACATCTTTACAAAACAGTGAAAAACAAGAATGAACCAGTTAATCCAGGTGAAATTATTGGGTATGTGGGCACTTCAGGAAAATCAACTGCACCCCACTTACACTTTGAAATTATAAAATTTACCGGCAATAAAATAGAAAACCTTGACCCAGAAAAAGCATTAAAATCTATTATTCGCTAA
- a CDS encoding AAA family ATPase, whose protein sequence is MAESMNAPALIIGIANQKGGVGKTTTAINFCSALAQEEHKVLLVDIDPQAHSTSGLGVARNSVKLSVYDILIDANKAKDACININPNFDLLPSSIALAGAEVELVNLFGREMRLKQALDTLRDSYSFIIIDCPPSLGLITINGLVAADRIIIPVQCEYYALEGIVRLLETINLVKKSLNHNLEIEGVVLTMYSKHLNLSQQVAEEVRKFFADKVYETTIPRSVRLAEAPSFGKSIFQYDNNSSAATAYRNLVQEFLTRMSAHMKNNNPTNISTVCKPEG, encoded by the coding sequence ATGGCTGAATCTATGAATGCACCAGCATTAATAATTGGTATTGCTAATCAAAAAGGTGGTGTTGGAAAAACGACTACTGCAATTAATTTTTGTTCAGCCTTAGCCCAAGAAGAACATAAAGTACTTTTAGTTGATATCGACCCGCAAGCCCATTCTACCTCTGGTTTAGGAGTTGCCCGCAACTCAGTGAAATTGTCGGTCTATGATATTCTGATTGATGCTAATAAAGCAAAAGATGCTTGTATCAACATTAATCCGAATTTTGATTTACTGCCTTCAAGTATTGCTTTGGCTGGTGCTGAGGTAGAATTAGTAAACTTATTCGGAAGAGAGATGCGACTAAAACAAGCGCTTGATACTTTACGAGATTCTTATTCGTTTATTATCATTGACTGTCCGCCATCATTAGGATTAATCACGATTAATGGGTTAGTTGCTGCTGACCGAATTATCATTCCAGTCCAGTGTGAATATTATGCTTTAGAAGGTATTGTTCGATTGTTAGAAACGATTAATTTGGTCAAAAAAAGTCTTAATCACAATCTTGAGATTGAAGGGGTCGTATTAACAATGTATTCTAAACATCTTAATCTCTCCCAACAGGTTGCAGAAGAAGTGAGAAAGTTTTTTGCGGACAAAGTATACGAAACAACTATTCCGCGTTCGGTTCGGTTAGCCGAAGCACCCAGTTTTGGTAAAAGTATTTTTCAATATGATAACAACTCCTCGGCAGCAACTGCTTATCGTAATTTAGTTCAAGAATTTCTCACTCGAATGTCAGCACATATGAAAAATAATAATCCGACAAACATTTCAACAGTTTGTAAGCCAGAAGGATAA
- a CDS encoding Mut7-C RNAse domain-containing protein gives MKFLVDFMLGKLARELRMLGFDVKYIQPNSPLVLLQIAKTENRTILSRNTKLKDYPEVLFIESEIPHEQIKRVLKQFNLEKEIRPFSRCIVCNELLQSIDKPEVKGRVPFFVFQTQKDFSVCPQCQKIYWRGSHWKNMQQRIKKILK, from the coding sequence ATGAAGTTTTTAGTTGATTTTATGCTGGGAAAACTGGCACGAGAATTAAGAATGCTTGGTTTTGATGTTAAATATATCCAGCCTAATAGTCCGTTAGTATTATTACAAATTGCCAAAACTGAAAATAGAACTATCCTTTCTCGCAATACAAAACTTAAAGACTATCCAGAAGTCTTGTTTATTGAGAGTGAGATTCCGCACGAACAAATCAAAAGGGTATTGAAACAATTTAATCTTGAGAAAGAGATAAGACCTTTTAGTCGTTGTATTGTTTGTAACGAATTACTACAGTCTATAGATAAACCAGAAGTCAAAGGTCGGGTACCTTTCTTTGTTTTTCAGACCCAAAAGGATTTTTCAGTCTGTCCGCAGTGTCAAAAAATTTACTGGCGAGGTAGCCATTGGAAAAATATGCAGCAAAGAATAAAGAAGATATTGAAGTAA